A window of Ranitomeya variabilis isolate aRanVar5 chromosome 2, aRanVar5.hap1, whole genome shotgun sequence contains these coding sequences:
- the RPLP2 gene encoding large ribosomal subunit protein P2, with protein MRYVASYLLALLGGNDNPSINDLKKILESVGIELDKERAEKVVSELKGKKIDDVIAQGNTKLASMPAGGAVAVAASGSAAPAAGGSAAPAEEKKEEKKEESEESDEDMGFGLFD; from the exons ATGCGTTACGTAGCTTCATATCTTTTGGCCTTGCTCGGCGGTAATGACAACCCCTCCATCAATGACCTAAAGAAGATCCTGGAAAGTGTGGGCATTGAATTGGACAAGGAGCGCGCAGAAAAG GTCGTCAGTGAACTTAAGGGCAAGAAAATCGATGATGTGATAGCCCAGG GTAACACCAAATTGGCAAGTATGCCCGCCGGAGGAGCCGTTGCTGTAGCCGCCTCTGGATCAGCCGCCCCTGCTGCTGGAGGATCTGCTGCACCAG CTGAAGAGAAGaaggaagaaaagaaagaagagtcTGAGGAGTCTGACGAGGACATGGGATTCGGCCTCTTTGattag